The Leisingera methylohalidivorans DSM 14336 genome has a window encoding:
- a CDS encoding acetoacetate--CoA ligase, producing MTTAPLLWQPDLSARRKPLLCDFMAQAAAAAGTALDTFADLHAWSVARPQEFWPLAWDFCGLVGDKGAVPLLPEADPMQVRFFPEARLNIVNTFLKNADGREAIVFIGEDGRRMVWTRAELKREVEQLAAALQEAGIAAGDHVAGYVTNMPQTVAAMLATASLGAVWSSCAPESGPDVVVDRLSQIEPKLMFAADGYFYNGKTFDTRDAIAGVAARVPSIEQIVVWPYAGEAADLPHGMTAYEAFKQGDAPALDCRPMGFRDPLYVMFSSGTTGKPKCIEHSGGGTLLRMLVEQQLHCDLRPGDRMFYYTTCNWMMWNWQVAALASEAAIVLFDGNPAYPGIRRLFDLAEAEQVTHFGTSAKYIDASLKGRNRPVETHSLDALRVVLSTGSPLSPDGFAHVYADWKADVQLASICGGTDILGCFIGGCPVLPVYQGEIQAPMLGLDAATLNDQGEPVEGVAGELVCRNAHPSMPVRFLNDPGNARYRASYYETYPDIWRQGDFTIRTGHGGFVVLGRSDATLNPGGVRIGTAEIYRQLDKIGEVSDAVVVGQNFENDVRVVLFVVMAENVALDDELTLRIKTEIRKNASPRHVPAKIIAVADIPRTKSGKTAELAVRDVVNKHPVRNLSGLANPQALELFADHPELQA from the coding sequence ATGACAACTGCTCCTCTACTTTGGCAGCCGGATCTTTCGGCGCGCCGCAAACCTTTGCTGTGTGATTTCATGGCGCAAGCCGCGGCCGCTGCCGGCACGGCGCTGGATACGTTCGCGGATCTGCACGCCTGGTCGGTTGCGCGGCCGCAGGAGTTCTGGCCGCTGGCCTGGGATTTCTGCGGGCTGGTTGGGGACAAGGGGGCGGTGCCGCTGCTGCCGGAGGCGGACCCGATGCAGGTGCGGTTCTTCCCTGAAGCGCGGCTGAACATCGTGAACACCTTCCTGAAGAACGCCGATGGACGCGAGGCCATTGTTTTCATTGGCGAGGACGGCCGCCGCATGGTCTGGACCCGGGCGGAGTTGAAGCGCGAGGTCGAACAGCTTGCTGCCGCCCTGCAGGAGGCGGGGATTGCGGCAGGCGATCATGTCGCGGGTTATGTTACGAACATGCCGCAGACCGTGGCGGCGATGCTGGCCACGGCATCCTTGGGGGCGGTCTGGTCCTCCTGCGCGCCGGAAAGCGGGCCGGATGTGGTGGTGGATCGTTTGAGTCAGATCGAACCCAAGCTGATGTTCGCCGCCGACGGCTATTTCTATAACGGCAAGACGTTTGACACCCGTGACGCCATCGCCGGGGTCGCCGCCCGCGTGCCGTCGATTGAGCAGATCGTGGTCTGGCCCTACGCCGGGGAAGCCGCGGATCTGCCGCACGGTATGACCGCGTACGAGGCTTTCAAACAGGGTGATGCCCCGGCGCTGGACTGCCGCCCGATGGGGTTCCGCGATCCGCTCTATGTGATGTTCTCTTCCGGCACCACGGGCAAGCCCAAGTGCATCGAGCATTCCGGCGGCGGAACCCTGCTGCGGATGCTGGTGGAGCAGCAGCTGCACTGCGACCTGCGCCCCGGCGACCGGATGTTCTATTACACCACCTGCAACTGGATGATGTGGAACTGGCAGGTGGCGGCGCTGGCGTCCGAGGCCGCCATCGTGCTGTTTGACGGCAACCCGGCATATCCCGGCATCCGCCGCCTGTTCGACCTGGCAGAGGCCGAGCAGGTCACCCATTTCGGCACCTCCGCCAAATACATAGATGCGTCGCTGAAAGGCCGGAACCGGCCCGTGGAGACCCACAGCCTTGACGCGCTGCGGGTGGTGCTGTCGACCGGCTCGCCGCTGTCGCCGGACGGTTTTGCCCATGTTTATGCCGACTGGAAAGCGGATGTGCAGCTGGCCTCGATCTGCGGCGGCACCGATATTCTGGGCTGTTTCATCGGCGGCTGCCCGGTGCTGCCGGTCTATCAGGGCGAAATTCAGGCGCCGATGCTGGGGCTGGATGCGGCCACCCTGAACGACCAGGGCGAGCCGGTTGAGGGCGTCGCGGGCGAGCTGGTCTGCCGCAACGCGCATCCGTCGATGCCGGTGCGGTTCCTGAACGATCCCGGCAATGCGCGTTATCGCGCCAGCTATTATGAGACCTATCCGGATATCTGGCGCCAGGGCGATTTCACCATCCGCACCGGGCATGGCGGATTTGTGGTGCTGGGCCGTTCGGATGCAACTCTGAACCCTGGCGGCGTGCGGATCGGCACGGCGGAGATTTACCGCCAGCTCGACAAGATCGGCGAGGTGTCGGACGCGGTGGTTGTCGGCCAGAATTTCGAAAACGACGTGCGGGTGGTGCTGTTTGTGGTCATGGCCGAGAACGTCGCACTGGACGATGAACTAACCCTCCGTATCAAAACGGAAATCCGCAAGAACGCCTCGCCGCGGCATGTGCCTGCAAAGATCATCGCCGTCGCTGACATCCCGCGCACCAAATCCGGCAAGACCGCCGAGCTGGCGGTGCGCGATGTGGTGAACAAACACCCTGTCCGCAACCTCTCCGGCCTCGCCAACCCGCAGGCGCTGGAGCTGTTTGCGGATCACCCCGAATTGCAAGCTTGA